One Ailuropoda melanoleuca isolate Jingjing chromosome 14, ASM200744v2, whole genome shotgun sequence DNA segment encodes these proteins:
- the CPSF2 gene encoding cleavage and polyadenylation specificity factor subunit 2: MTSIIKLTTLSGVQEESALCYLLQVDEFRFLLDCGWDEHFSMDIIDSLRKHVHQIDAVLLSHPDPLHLGALPYAVGKLGLNCAIYATIPVYKMGQMFMYDLYQSRHNTEDFTLFTLDDVDAAFDKIQQLKFSQIVNLKGKGHGLSITPLPAGHMIGGTIWKIVKDGEEEIVYAVDFNHKREIHLNGCSLEMLSRPSLLITDSFNATYVQPRRKQRDEQLLTNVLETLRGDGNVLIAVDTAGRVLELAQLLDQIWRTKDAGLGVYSLALLNNVSYNVVEFSKSQVEWMSDKLMRCFEDKRNNPFQFRHLSLCHGLSDLARVPSPKVVLASQPDLECGFSRDLFIQWCQDPKNSIILTYRTTPGTLARFLIDNPSEKITEIELRKRVKLEGKELEEYLEKEKLKKEAAKKLEQSKEADIDSSDESDVEEDIDQPSAHKTKHDLMMKGEGSRKGSFFKQAKKSYPMFPAPEERIKWDEYGEIIKPEDFLVPELQATEEEKSKLESGLTNGDEPMDQDLSDVPTKCISTTESIEIKARVTYIDYEGRSDGDSIKKIINQMKPRQLIIVHGPPEASQDLAECCRAFGGKDIKVYMPKLHETVDATSETHIYQVRLKDSLVSSLQFCKAKDAELAWIDGVLDMRVSKVDTGVILEEGELKDDGEDSEMQVDAPSDSSVIAQQKAMKSLFGDDEKETGEESEIIPTLEPLPPHEVPGHQSVFMNEPRLSDFKQVLLREGIQAEFVGGVLVCNNQVAVRRTETGRIGLEGCLCQDFYRIRDLLYEQYAIV; encoded by the exons ATGACATCTATTATCAAATTAACTACCCTCTCTGGGGTTCAAGAAGAGTCTGCTCTTTGCTATCTTCTGCAAGTTGATGAGTTTCGATTTCTGTTGGACTGTGGCTGGGATGAGCACTTTTCTATGGATATTATAGATTCCCTGAGGAA GCACGTTCACCAAATTGATGCGGTACTGTTGTCCCACCCCGATCCCCTTCATCTCGGTGCCCTTCCATACGCCGTCGGGAAGTTGGGTCTGAACTGTGCTATCTACGCGACCATTCCTGTTTATAAAATGGGGCAGATGTTCATGTATGATCTTTACCAG TCTCGACACAATACAGAAGACTTTACACTCTTTACGTTAGATGATGTGGATGCAGCCTTTGATAAAATACAACAGTTAAAATTCTCTCAGATTGTGAATTTGAAAG GTAAAGGACATGGCTTGTCTATCACACCTCTGCCCGCTGGTCATATGATAGGTGGAACAATATGGAAAATAGTCaaagatggagaagaagaaattGTTTACGCAGTTGACTTTAACCACAAGAGGGAGAT CCATTTAAATGGATGTTCCCTGGAAATGCTAAGCAGACCCTCCCTGCTTATCACAGATTCCTTTAATGCTACGTATGTGCAGCctaggagaaaacagagagacGAGCAACTTCTGA CAAATGTCCTGGAAACACTTCGAGGTGATGGAAATGTATTAATAGCAGTGGACACTGCAGGCAGAGTTTTGGAACTTGCTCAACTCCTTGATCAAATCTGGAGAACTAAAGATGCAGGACTGGGCGTCTACTCACTGGCACTCCTCAATAATGTCAGCTATAATGTGGTGGAGTTTTCCAAGTCCCAG GTAGAATGGATGAGTGACAAATTGATGAGATGTtttgaagacaaaagaaataatccaTTTCAGTTTCGCCATCTCTCTTTATGTCATGGTCTTTCTGACTTGGCTCGGGTACCTAGCCCCAAAGTGGTACTCGCCAGCCAGCCCGACCTGGAATGTGGATTTTCAAGGGATCTCTTCATTCAGTGGTGTCAGGACCCTAAAAACTCAATCATTCTAACTTACAGAACTACTCCTGGGACTTTAGCACGTTTCCTAATTGATAATCCTTctgaaaaaattacagaaatagag TTGAGGAAACGTGTGAAGCTTGAAGGGAAAGAACTAGAAGAATacttggaaaaagagaaactaaagaaagaagCGGCAAAAAAACTTGAGCAGTCAAAAGA GGCAGACATAGATTCCAGTGATGAGAGTGATGTTGAGGAAGACATTGACCAGCCGTCGGCTCATAAGACTAAGCATGATCTGATGATGAAGGGTGAAGGTAGTCGTAAAGGAAGTTTCTTCAAACAGGCTAAAAAGTCTTACCCTATGTTTCCTGCCCCGGAAGAAAGAATTAAATGGGATGAATATGGAGAAATTATCAA ACCAGAGGATTTCTTAGTGCCAGAACTTCAAGCgactgaagaagagaaaagcaaattagaaTCTGGCTTGACAAATGGAGATGAACCCATGGATCAGGATTTATCTGATGTTCCTACCAAGTGTATTTCTACAACAGAGTCTATTGAAATAAA AGCCAGGGTTACTTACATAGACTATGAAGGACGCTCCGATGGAGATTccattaaaaagatcattaatCAGATGAAACCACGACAGTTGATCATTGTCCACGGACCACCAGAGGCCAGTCAGGATCTCGCAGAGTGCTGCCGTGCGTTCGGTGGGAAAGATATTAAAGTGTACATGCCAAAGCTTCACGAAACAGTTGATGCCACTAGTGAAACTCACATCTACCAG GTGAGATTGAAAGATTCGCTTGTCAGCTCCCTTCAGTTTTGTAAGGCAAAAGATGCTGAATTAGCTTGGATAGATGGTGTCTTGGACATGAGAGTTTCCAAAGTGGACACAGGAGTTATTTTAGAAGAAGGTGAACTGAAGGATGATGGAGAAGACTCAGAAATGCAGGTGGACGCTCCTTCGGATTCCAGCGTTATAGCACAACAGAAGGCCATGAAGAGTCTGTTCGGGGATGATGAGAAAGAGACAGGTGAAGAAAGCGAGATCATTCCGACCTTGGAACCCTTACCCCCCCACGAG GTTCCTGGACATCAGTCAGTTTTTATGAACGAACCAAGACTGTCAGACTTCAAGCAAGTTCTTTTACGGGAGGGGATTCAAGCTGAATTTGTAGGAGGTGTACTTGTTTGCAACAACCAAGTAGCAGTCCGTAGA acGGAAACTGGACGCATTGGATTAGAAGGCTGCCTTTGTCAAGATTTTTATAGGATAAGAGACCTTTTATATGAACAGTATGCCATTGTGTAA
- the NDUFB1 gene encoding NADH dehydrogenase [ubiquinone] 1 beta subcomplex subunit 1, which translates to MAAAILKLESNIERKKRYGFAATPLSSSGRGEWQVPRPQLPPAPVVGLVAALGRGVAFGTKGAALRMNVIQIVRDHWVHILVPMGFVLGCYLDRKNDEKLTAFRNKSLLFKRELRPTEEVTWK; encoded by the exons ATGGCGGCCGCCATTTTGAAACTGGAG TCCAACATCGAAAGGAAGAAGAGGTATGGTTTCGCAGCGACACCCCTGTCTTCGAGCGGGCGTGGCGAATGGCAGGTCCCAAGGCCGCAGCTTCCGCCGGCGCCGGTGGTTGGGCTCGTCGCTGCCCTTGGTCGTGGGGTCGCTTTTGGCACCAAGGGCGCAG CACTCAGGATGAATGTAATTCAGATTGTTCGTGACCACTGGGTACATATACTTGTGCCTATGGGGTTTGTCCTTGGATGTTATCTAGACAGAAAGAATGATGAAAAGCTGACTGCCTTCCGGAACAAGAGTTTGTTGTTTAAAAG GGAATTGAGACCCACTGAAGAAGTTACCTGGAAGTAA